From the genome of Thermithiobacillus plumbiphilus, one region includes:
- a CDS encoding anhydro-N-acetylmuramic acid kinase yields the protein MTIWHAIGIMSGTSADGIDAALIRQSDKHIELLHHSSQLFPGALRQSVLSLNQPGPDEITHMGRCARQLGRAYAGIVDTLLQTSGFSRDQIDVIGCHGQTIRHQPAGRDGFTLQIGQAEDIVESTGITTAADFRPRDLAAGGQGAPLVPPFHQALFQTHQPRIILNLGGMANLTWLPPQASQDEPVAFDTGPGNVLLDALSRQLSQGAKHFDANGEIARQGQVNQDILSACLQADYFQEPPPKSTGRELFGEDYLSQLQERWHCQGPDLMATLVALTAESVAQAIRRWTAVAPEMLVFGGGAENAVLMQALAKALPEMRILRGERETGIPSQALEAMAFAWLALRSVMGLPGNLPGVTGARRGVALGAIHPGDNWGKLLQKVTRAG from the coding sequence ATGACGATCTGGCACGCCATTGGCATCATGTCGGGCACCAGCGCCGATGGCATCGACGCCGCCCTGATCCGTCAATCAGACAAGCATATCGAACTGCTGCATCACAGTAGCCAGCTCTTCCCGGGCGCATTGCGCCAGAGCGTGCTCTCCCTGAATCAGCCCGGACCCGACGAGATCACGCACATGGGCCGCTGCGCCCGTCAGCTCGGGCGGGCCTATGCAGGTATCGTCGATACCCTGTTGCAGACCAGCGGCTTTTCCAGGGATCAGATCGACGTGATCGGCTGCCATGGCCAGACCATCCGGCATCAGCCCGCGGGCAGAGATGGCTTTACCCTGCAGATTGGCCAGGCCGAGGATATCGTCGAATCGACCGGCATCACCACGGCAGCCGATTTTCGCCCGCGCGATCTGGCCGCCGGCGGACAGGGCGCGCCCCTGGTGCCCCCCTTCCATCAGGCACTGTTTCAGACCCATCAGCCGCGCATCATCCTCAATCTCGGCGGCATGGCCAACCTCACATGGCTACCGCCGCAAGCATCCCAGGACGAGCCCGTGGCCTTCGACACCGGTCCGGGCAATGTCCTGCTGGATGCCCTGTCGCGACAGCTCAGCCAGGGCGCGAAGCACTTTGACGCGAATGGCGAGATCGCCCGGCAGGGGCAGGTGAACCAGGACATCCTCTCCGCCTGCCTGCAGGCGGACTATTTTCAGGAGCCTCCGCCCAAGAGCACGGGTCGGGAACTGTTCGGGGAAGACTATCTCAGCCAGCTACAGGAGCGATGGCATTGCCAAGGGCCGGACCTCATGGCTACCCTGGTGGCGCTCACCGCCGAATCGGTGGCGCAGGCCATCAGGCGCTGGACCGCCGTTGCACCGGAAATGCTGGTATTTGGCGGTGGTGCCGAAAATGCTGTTTTGATGCAGGCCTTGGCCAAGGCACTGCCGGAGATGCGCATCCTGCGCGGAGAAAGGGAAACCGGCATTCCGAGCCAGGCACTCGAGGCCATGGCCTTTGCCTGGCTGGCCCTGCGCAGCGTCATGGGGTTGCCCGGCAACCTGCCCGGCGTCACGGGCGCGCGCCGGGGCGTGGCACTCGGCGCCATCCATCCCGGCGACAACTGGGGCAAGTTGCTGCAGAAGGTGACCCGGGCAGGATAG
- a CDS encoding M23 family metallopeptidase — protein sequence MKKHHPDILDSMLPTASGPEKTKYRRKLVLSLSMAAIVFGLGYNLTGSAYKAPTPDLMALSVNPLTLPTPPDAKNPQLSLPDTQLEMPELKVPEWELLTLKKGDTLSTLFSRAGLDPRVALPIADASRSVYSLRKLRPGDKLEVQKGADNTPEKVRVHLSPVRTLTIQAQGGRYSARIDEKPLETRRQRSTVAIKSSLFEDGQRAGLSDAAILAAAHIFRYDVDFARDLHPGTTLTLIHDARYDGSHKISDGNILAAELKLDDKTYRLMRFEYPDGSIKYVDPNGRLTERAFIRTPVAFSRISSKFTKARYHPVLGKWRSHKGVDYAAPTGTPVVATANATVEMAGRGGGYGNLIVLKYDRRISMAYGHLSRFAKGIRPGVKVKLGQTIGFVGQTGLATGPHLHYEIRVNGVAKDPLKVALPNAEYLPENYRKRYRSQATQYLALLEGKEAASQVAMR from the coding sequence ATGAAAAAACACCATCCGGACATCCTCGATAGCATGCTTCCCACCGCCTCCGGGCCTGAAAAAACCAAATACCGGCGGAAACTCGTTCTCTCCCTTTCCATGGCAGCCATCGTATTCGGTCTGGGGTACAACCTGACCGGCAGCGCCTACAAGGCACCCACCCCGGACCTGATGGCGCTCAGTGTCAACCCGCTCACGCTACCCACCCCGCCGGATGCGAAAAACCCCCAGCTTTCCCTGCCAGACACCCAGCTCGAAATGCCCGAACTCAAGGTCCCGGAGTGGGAGCTGCTGACCCTCAAGAAGGGCGATACACTCTCGACCCTCTTCTCTCGTGCCGGGCTCGATCCGCGGGTCGCCCTGCCCATCGCGGATGCCAGCCGGTCGGTCTACTCCCTGCGCAAACTGCGTCCCGGCGACAAGCTGGAAGTACAGAAGGGGGCCGACAACACCCCGGAGAAAGTGCGGGTACATCTCAGCCCGGTGCGAACCCTGACCATTCAGGCCCAGGGCGGCCGCTACAGCGCCAGGATCGATGAAAAGCCACTTGAAACCCGGCGCCAGCGCAGCACCGTGGCGATCAAAAGCTCCCTGTTCGAGGATGGCCAGCGCGCCGGCTTGAGTGATGCCGCCATTCTCGCTGCCGCGCACATCTTCCGCTATGACGTCGACTTCGCCCGCGATCTGCATCCCGGCACCACCCTGACCCTGATCCATGATGCCCGCTACGATGGCAGCCACAAGATCAGCGATGGCAACATTCTGGCTGCCGAACTCAAGCTCGACGACAAAACCTACCGCCTGATGCGTTTCGAATACCCGGATGGCAGCATCAAATATGTGGACCCCAATGGCCGACTGACCGAAAGGGCCTTCATCCGAACCCCGGTGGCCTTCTCACGCATCAGCTCCAAGTTCACCAAGGCGCGCTACCATCCGGTGCTTGGCAAGTGGCGGTCACACAAGGGTGTCGATTATGCCGCGCCCACCGGCACCCCGGTGGTGGCCACGGCCAATGCCACGGTGGAAATGGCCGGACGGGGTGGCGGGTATGGCAACCTGATCGTATTGAAATACGACCGGCGCATCTCGATGGCCTACGGCCATCTCTCCCGATTCGCCAAGGGCATCAGACCAGGCGTCAAGGTGAAGCTCGGGCAGACCATCGGCTTTGTCGGACAGACTGGCCTGGCCACCGGCCCCCACCTGCATTATGAAATTCGCGTCAATGGCGTTGCCAAAGACCCGCTCAAGGTCGCCCTGCCCAATGCCGAGTACCTGCCTGAGAACTATCGCAAGCGCTATCGCAGTCAGGCTACCCAGTATCTTGCCCTGCTGGAGGGCAAGGAAGCCGCCTCGCAGGTTGCAATGCGTTAA
- the mgtE gene encoding magnesium transporter — protein MGVERAKRSSISRAHLERVLEALDKQDQDALRALIEDHHPGDQLLLLNLLSPLDRRAIYPVLDTEELAELLPLADEVIAQEMLDSLPQDRIGAALALMDTDDAADVLQWEDDEARRQDLIAFLPQADQAHVRELLSYPENSAGGLMQTELFSVPAKWRVRRVLEKLRRAPLDLEDIHDIYLVDNRGVLNGVISLYQVLRLDPEQPVIEGADTDPVSVTPEVDQERVAHLFKQHNLASMPVLDEGGHILGRITADDIFYVLEEEATEDLYRLANLGEAGDLHEAVSRTVAKRSSWLMLNLGLSTLTSMVVGIFEDSISRMAALAVLMPIIANVGGVGGIQTFTIVVRGIALGQINLSLGLRTIGRQAIVGLLNGLIIGAVLALVTWWRFDNAMLGALIAIAMLVSLIMAGLVGSALPIAMRRLNLDPPLASGLVTTVTDMTAFFTFLALATFFLIQ, from the coding sequence ATGGGCGTCGAGAGAGCCAAGAGAAGCAGCATTTCACGCGCGCATCTGGAACGCGTGCTAGAGGCCCTGGACAAGCAGGATCAGGATGCCCTGCGCGCCCTGATCGAGGATCATCACCCAGGTGATCAGTTGCTCCTGCTCAATCTGCTGTCTCCGCTGGATCGACGCGCCATCTACCCCGTGCTCGATACCGAGGAACTTGCCGAACTCCTGCCGCTGGCGGACGAGGTGATCGCGCAGGAAATGCTCGACAGCTTGCCGCAAGATCGCATTGGTGCCGCCTTGGCGCTGATGGACACCGACGATGCCGCCGACGTGCTGCAATGGGAGGACGACGAGGCCCGCCGCCAGGATCTGATCGCGTTCCTGCCCCAGGCGGATCAGGCTCATGTGCGCGAGTTGCTGAGCTATCCCGAGAACAGCGCCGGCGGCCTGATGCAGACGGAACTGTTCTCGGTGCCGGCCAAGTGGCGGGTCAGGCGGGTGCTGGAAAAGCTGCGGCGCGCGCCACTGGATCTCGAAGACATCCACGACATCTATCTCGTGGACAACCGTGGGGTGCTCAACGGCGTCATCAGCCTTTATCAGGTGCTGCGCCTGGATCCCGAGCAGCCGGTCATCGAAGGCGCCGATACCGATCCGGTCAGCGTCACCCCGGAAGTGGATCAGGAGCGCGTTGCCCATCTGTTCAAGCAGCATAATCTCGCCAGCATGCCGGTGCTCGACGAGGGCGGACACATCCTGGGACGCATCACCGCCGACGACATCTTCTACGTGCTGGAAGAGGAAGCCACGGAAGATCTCTACCGCCTGGCCAATCTCGGCGAGGCTGGCGACCTGCACGAGGCGGTCAGCCGCACCGTCGCCAAACGCTCGAGCTGGCTCATGCTGAATCTGGGCCTGTCCACGCTCACTTCCATGGTGGTCGGCATCTTCGAGGACAGCATCAGCCGCATGGCAGCCCTTGCCGTGCTGATGCCCATCATTGCCAACGTCGGTGGTGTTGGTGGCATCCAGACCTTTACCATCGTCGTGCGTGGCATCGCCCTGGGTCAGATCAACCTGAGCCTGGGGCTGCGTACCATTGGTCGCCAGGCAATCGTCGGATTGCTCAACGGTCTGATCATCGGTGCCGTGCTGGCCCTGGTGACCTGGTGGCGTTTTGACAACGCCATGCTGGGCGCCCTGATCGCCATTGCCATGCTGGTCAGCCTGATCATGGCCGGCCTGGTCGGCTCTGCATTGCCCATCGCCATGCGCCGCCTCAATCTCGATCCACCCCTTGCTTCCGGCCTGGTCACGACAGTCACGGACATGACCGCCTTTTTCACCTTCCTTGCGTTGGCCACTTTTTTCCTGATTCAATAA